One part of the Halopenitus persicus genome encodes these proteins:
- a CDS encoding type II secretion system F family protein, translating into MTPEPRSADRLGGGSESANPTDPTDSTETAADADLERALSFLDDDRTPAEIEGSARRWGLAVGAAVMLLGTGVLRGPGGVPIAAMIGYGTYEVRRRFPCWLAVLRRTRALGAAPGIVGRIVLRMRLEPSTERAVTFAAETGNGPLAASLANAAVRSRAGPDSGLQSFTAEWSAWFPALERAGTRIRAAASAPRERRERGLDRALEAVTAGTTDRMAAFIGDVQAPVSGIYAFGVLLPLALIALLPAARATGLPLGAATMAIVYVLVLPSVLLVASGWLLLRRPVAFPPPRIDASHPDVPSGYRRPLGAGVIAGIGGWFLGGTVVPWSAPIAAVGAGFGAGVGLFALPRRRVLRRVRSIETALPDALSTIGGAVADGVAVEHAVRRAGETMDGPAGAAFAAAGRRSRTLRVDVESALVGEEGPFAHVPSPRVQGAVALLSIAAREGRPAGDVVIELADQLEELRTLERDATRQLRTVTRTLSNTATVFGPLVGGATVALAAGMDGGAIAGGGLDPAMGTMLAGDPTAGVGPGASTSPTVGSEAATGVGGGSGTGPIVDPIPVPMLGRIVGTYVLLLSAILTALSTTVQRGLDPTLVAYRVGIAVPTATVTYIVAFVGAGTLL; encoded by the coding sequence ATGACCCCGGAACCTCGAAGCGCTGACCGACTCGGTGGTGGGTCGGAATCGGCCAATCCGACCGATCCGACGGACTCGACCGAAACGGCGGCCGACGCGGATCTCGAGCGGGCGCTGTCCTTTCTCGACGACGACCGGACGCCAGCGGAGATCGAGGGATCCGCGCGACGATGGGGACTGGCGGTCGGAGCTGCCGTGATGCTGCTCGGAACCGGGGTGCTCCGGGGCCCGGGCGGCGTCCCGATCGCGGCGATGATCGGCTACGGGACCTACGAGGTACGGCGCCGGTTTCCGTGCTGGTTGGCGGTCCTCCGGCGAACGCGAGCGCTCGGGGCTGCGCCAGGCATCGTGGGACGGATCGTGCTCCGGATGCGGTTGGAGCCGTCGACCGAGCGGGCGGTCACGTTCGCCGCGGAGACCGGGAACGGTCCCCTTGCGGCGAGCCTCGCGAACGCGGCCGTCCGTTCACGAGCGGGTCCCGATTCCGGGTTGCAGTCGTTCACCGCGGAGTGGAGCGCGTGGTTCCCCGCGCTCGAACGAGCCGGAACGCGGATCCGGGCGGCGGCGTCGGCTCCGCGGGAGCGACGTGAACGAGGCTTGGACCGTGCCCTCGAGGCGGTCACGGCCGGAACGACGGATCGGATGGCTGCGTTCATCGGAGACGTTCAGGCGCCGGTGTCGGGAATCTACGCCTTCGGCGTCCTGTTGCCGCTTGCGCTCATCGCCCTGCTACCGGCGGCGCGGGCGACCGGGCTGCCGCTCGGCGCCGCCACGATGGCGATCGTGTACGTCCTCGTCCTCCCCTCGGTCCTCCTGGTCGCGAGCGGCTGGCTGCTGTTGCGTCGTCCGGTCGCGTTCCCGCCGCCGCGTATCGATGCGAGTCACCCCGACGTTCCGTCGGGATATCGGCGCCCCCTCGGCGCCGGCGTGATCGCCGGCATCGGCGGGTGGTTTCTCGGCGGCACCGTCGTTCCGTGGAGCGCGCCGATCGCCGCCGTCGGGGCCGGATTCGGTGCCGGGGTCGGGCTGTTCGCGCTCCCGCGCCGTCGGGTGCTCCGCCGCGTTCGGTCGATCGAGACGGCGCTGCCGGACGCGCTCTCGACCATCGGCGGCGCGGTCGCGGACGGCGTCGCGGTCGAGCACGCAGTGCGACGCGCCGGCGAGACGATGGACGGTCCCGCCGGCGCGGCGTTCGCGGCGGCCGGACGGCGAAGCCGAACGCTCCGCGTCGACGTCGAGTCGGCGTTGGTCGGCGAGGAGGGACCGTTCGCTCACGTACCGAGTCCGCGAGTGCAGGGAGCCGTAGCGCTGCTGTCGATCGCCGCCCGCGAGGGACGGCCCGCCGGGGACGTGGTCATCGAGCTCGCCGATCAACTCGAGGAGCTCCGGACCCTCGAACGCGACGCGACCAGGCAGCTTCGGACCGTCACCCGAACGTTGTCGAACACCGCGACGGTGTTCGGGCCGCTCGTCGGCGGCGCGACGGTCGCGCTCGCGGCCGGGATGGACGGCGGCGCGATCGCCGGCGGAGGACTCGACCCCGCAATGGGGACGATGCTGGCGGGGGATCCGACCGCCGGAGTCGGCCCCGGAGCGTCGACGTCACCCACCGTCGGTTCGGAGGCGGCCACGGGCGTTGGCGGCGGCTCGGGAACCGGGCCGATCGTCGACCCGATTCCGGTTCCGATGCTCGGTCGTATCGTCGGAACGTACGTGCTGCTGCTGTCCGCCATCCTCACCGCACTGTCGACGACGGTGCAGCGGGGTCTCGATCCGACGCTCGTGGCCTATCGCGTCGGCATCGCCGTCCCGACCGCGACGGTCACGTACATCGTCGCGTTCGTCGGCGCAGGAACGCTGCTGTGA